A single Deltaproteobacteria bacterium DNA region contains:
- a CDS encoding LLM class flavin-dependent oxidoreductase, producing the protein MPPREQGFGPRMRFGAFVAPFHPVRENPELALRRDFELVEWLDQLGYDEAWIGEHHSAGYELIASPELFIAAAAERTRHIKLGTGVSSLPYHHPLILADRIHQLDHQTRGRAMFGVGPGALPSDAFMMGIPVAAQRDRMDEAIGVLVPLLRGETVTHESDWFTLRDARLQLAPYTRPHIEICVASQVSPAGARAAGKHGLGLLSIGATSTGGFDALARNWKICTDKAAEHGRTVERSAWRLVGPMHVAETKEKARENVRFGLERWLYYFQEIAALPLAPPGSVDNAIDALIASGLAVIGDPDDAIAQLERLEKQSGGFGCFLHMAHNWADWAETRRSYELFARYVMPRFQHLNRNRDASMAWAAQNRPTFMGAMGNAINAEIQKHFAEQREKAGPEKGAA; encoded by the coding sequence ATGCCCCCCCGCGAGCAAGGCTTCGGCCCCCGGATGCGCTTCGGTGCCTTCGTCGCCCCGTTCCACCCCGTGCGCGAGAACCCGGAGCTGGCCCTGCGGAGGGACTTCGAGCTCGTCGAATGGCTCGACCAGCTCGGCTACGACGAGGCCTGGATCGGGGAGCACCACTCCGCGGGCTACGAGCTCATCGCCTCGCCCGAGCTCTTCATCGCCGCCGCCGCCGAGCGCACCCGCCACATCAAGCTCGGCACCGGCGTCTCCTCGCTGCCCTACCATCACCCCCTGATCCTCGCCGACCGCATCCACCAGCTCGACCACCAGACCCGCGGCCGCGCGATGTTCGGGGTGGGCCCCGGCGCGCTGCCGAGCGACGCCTTCATGATGGGCATCCCGGTGGCGGCGCAGCGCGATCGCATGGACGAGGCGATCGGCGTGCTGGTGCCGCTGCTGCGCGGCGAGACGGTGACGCACGAGAGCGACTGGTTCACGCTCCGGGACGCCCGCCTCCAGCTCGCACCCTACACGCGCCCGCACATCGAGATCTGCGTGGCCTCGCAGGTGTCGCCGGCGGGTGCGCGCGCGGCTGGCAAGCACGGCCTCGGGCTGCTCTCGATCGGTGCCACCTCGACCGGCGGCTTCGACGCGCTCGCCAGGAACTGGAAGATCTGCACCGACAAGGCGGCGGAGCACGGCCGCACGGTCGAGCGCAGCGCCTGGCGGCTGGTGGGCCCGATGCACGTCGCCGAGACGAAGGAGAAGGCGCGCGAGAACGTGCGCTTCGGTCTCGAGCGTTGGCTCTACTACTTCCAGGAGATCGCCGCGCTGCCGCTCGCGCCGCCCGGCTCGGTCGACAACGCGATCGACGCGCTGATCGCCTCGGGCCTCGCCGTGATCGGCGATCCCGACGACGCGATCGCCCAGCTCGAGCGGCTCGAGAAGCAGTCGGGTGGCTTCGGCTGCTTCCTGCACATGGCCCACAACTGGGCCGACTGGGCGGAGACGCGGCGCAGCTACGAGCTCTTCGCCCGCTACGTGATGCCGCGCTTCCAGCACCTGAACCGCAACCGCGATGCGAGCATGGCCTGGGCCGCGCAGAACCGGCCGACCTTCATGGGCGCGATGGGCAACGCGATCAACGCCGAGATCCAGAAGCACTTCGCCGAGCAGCGGGAGAAGGCCGGGCCCGAGAAGGGCGCCGCCTGA
- a CDS encoding efflux RND transporter permease subunit — MTLSDVAIQRPILTWMMTLALIVFGTIGFLRLGVDQFPNLDFPVLTVQAVLEGATPEGMEEDVTDILEEYLNTISGVRSIRSTSYQGAAILIVEFELGKNLDVAAQDVRDKVSLARVDLPPELDPPVVGTFDPNDMPVLWIPLDSQRSVVATSEAVRRQISPYLQTIPGVAGVAMFGRRDRNIRIWLDGDELRARGLAAGDVLAALQREHVEMPGGSVESARVDYSVKTDAEFRTVAEMETLVVAHRDGAPVLLRDVARVEDGAEDPAMVVRYNGEPSVGMGIRKQSGGNTVAIVDEVLSRLDQVAAVLPAGIRLHATSGYIDFSKGVREAVSETEFALLFGALLAVFTVWVFLRRARPTFIIALAIPVSLIATFGLVYVAGFTLNTMTLLGMALAVGVVIDDAIVVLENIERHRERGESGWDAASKGTREIAFAATAATFSVAAVFLPVLFVEGLVGSFLRDFGLTVAGSVLLSLFVALTLTPMLAARMPPPSERQHGSVYHRLEQGFEWIEERYRRILDWTLAHRLATVLVALASFLGACGLSTQLDSEFFPAADEGIFFARLEAAPGTSLEATDEYLKADEQWFLRQPELAGLFSAAGSSGGGNEAARQAETNMGMVFGTLKPRDERERSVHELIADARAELSAIPGRKLRIFNPSEMITAGANQGSFEVEILGNLELVELDRLAQEMIRRLDALGGFVDLSSSLKLGLPEVRIVPDREKAAALGVDARTVAQAIRVMVGGQDVGIFKEAGRRYDIRMRLDEEDRRDPAQIGQLYVRTGAGEVVELRNLVRIETGAAPSAITRTNRQRSVTIGANLADGRKLGPSIEDARRIADEILPEGVALGLSGQAQAMQEGAGQLALALGLGILVIYMVLAAQFESLVHPLTVMLALPLAMVGAILGLLVTGHTLNLFSMIGILLLFGLVTKNSILLVDYANQLRREGMDKLTAMRTAAPVRLRPVLMTAISMIFGVLPAAIGIGPGSETRAPMAVASAAGMFSSMLLTLLVVPVFYLLFDDAADTIKRAVSRIGSQAREASAQRGEAERSP; from the coding sequence TTGACGCTCTCCGATGTCGCGATCCAACGCCCCATCCTCACCTGGATGATGACGCTCGCGCTGATCGTCTTCGGCACGATCGGCTTCCTGCGCCTCGGCGTCGACCAGTTCCCGAACCTCGACTTCCCGGTCCTCACCGTCCAGGCGGTGCTCGAGGGCGCGACGCCCGAGGGCATGGAGGAGGACGTCACCGACATCCTCGAGGAGTACCTCAACACGATCAGCGGCGTGCGCTCGATCCGCTCCACCTCGTACCAGGGCGCCGCGATCCTGATCGTCGAGTTCGAGCTCGGCAAGAACCTGGACGTCGCCGCCCAGGACGTGCGCGACAAGGTCTCGCTGGCGCGCGTGGACCTGCCGCCCGAGCTCGACCCGCCGGTGGTGGGCACCTTCGACCCGAACGACATGCCGGTGCTGTGGATCCCGCTCGACAGCCAGCGCTCGGTGGTCGCCACCAGCGAGGCGGTGCGCCGGCAGATCAGTCCCTACCTCCAGACCATCCCAGGCGTGGCCGGCGTCGCGATGTTCGGCCGCCGCGACCGCAACATCCGGATCTGGCTCGACGGCGACGAGCTGCGCGCTCGCGGCCTCGCCGCCGGCGACGTCCTGGCGGCGCTCCAGCGCGAGCACGTGGAGATGCCGGGCGGCTCCGTCGAGAGCGCCCGCGTCGACTACTCGGTGAAGACCGACGCCGAGTTCCGCACCGTCGCCGAGATGGAGACGCTCGTCGTCGCGCACCGCGACGGCGCGCCGGTGCTGCTGCGCGACGTGGCGCGGGTCGAGGACGGCGCCGAGGACCCGGCCATGGTCGTCCGCTACAACGGCGAGCCCTCCGTCGGGATGGGCATCCGCAAGCAGAGCGGTGGCAACACGGTGGCGATCGTGGACGAGGTCCTCTCGCGCCTCGATCAGGTGGCCGCGGTGCTCCCGGCCGGCATCCGCCTGCACGCCACGAGCGGCTACATCGACTTCTCGAAGGGCGTGCGCGAGGCGGTCTCGGAGACCGAGTTCGCCCTGCTCTTCGGCGCGCTCCTGGCGGTCTTCACGGTCTGGGTGTTCCTGCGCCGCGCCCGCCCCACCTTCATCATCGCGCTGGCCATCCCGGTCTCGCTGATCGCGACCTTCGGGCTCGTCTACGTGGCCGGCTTCACGCTCAACACCATGACCCTGCTCGGCATGGCGCTCGCGGTGGGCGTCGTGATCGACGACGCGATCGTGGTGCTCGAGAACATCGAGCGGCACCGCGAGCGTGGCGAGAGCGGCTGGGACGCCGCCAGCAAGGGCACCCGTGAGATCGCCTTCGCAGCCACGGCGGCCACCTTCTCGGTCGCCGCCGTCTTCCTCCCGGTGCTCTTCGTCGAGGGTCTGGTCGGCAGCTTCCTGCGCGACTTCGGGCTCACCGTCGCGGGCTCGGTCCTCCTCTCGCTCTTCGTCGCCCTCACGCTGACGCCGATGCTCGCTGCGCGCATGCCGCCGCCGTCGGAGCGCCAGCACGGGAGCGTCTACCACCGGCTCGAGCAGGGCTTCGAGTGGATCGAGGAGCGCTACCGCCGGATCCTCGACTGGACGCTCGCGCACCGGCTGGCGACCGTCCTCGTCGCGCTGGCGAGCTTCCTGGGCGCCTGCGGGCTCTCGACCCAGCTCGACAGCGAGTTCTTCCCGGCCGCCGACGAAGGGATCTTCTTCGCGCGCCTCGAGGCCGCGCCAGGCACCTCGCTCGAGGCGACCGACGAGTACCTGAAGGCCGACGAGCAGTGGTTCCTTCGGCAACCGGAGCTTGCGGGCCTGTTCTCGGCGGCGGGCTCGAGCGGGGGCGGCAACGAGGCTGCGCGCCAGGCCGAGACCAACATGGGGATGGTGTTCGGCACCCTGAAGCCGCGCGACGAGCGCGAGCGCAGCGTGCACGAGCTGATCGCCGACGCGCGTGCCGAGCTCTCCGCGATCCCCGGGCGCAAGCTGCGCATCTTCAACCCGAGCGAGATGATCACCGCGGGTGCCAACCAGGGCTCCTTCGAGGTCGAGATCCTCGGCAACCTGGAGCTCGTCGAGCTCGACCGCCTGGCGCAGGAGATGATCCGCCGGCTCGACGCGCTCGGCGGCTTCGTCGACCTCTCGTCGAGTCTCAAGCTGGGGCTTCCCGAGGTCCGCATCGTGCCGGACCGCGAGAAGGCGGCGGCGCTCGGCGTCGACGCGCGGACCGTGGCGCAGGCGATCCGGGTGATGGTCGGCGGCCAGGACGTCGGGATCTTCAAGGAGGCCGGACGCCGCTACGACATCCGCATGCGCCTCGACGAAGAGGACCGCCGCGACCCGGCCCAGATCGGCCAGCTCTACGTTCGCACCGGAGCGGGCGAAGTGGTCGAGCTGCGCAACCTGGTCCGCATCGAGACCGGGGCGGCACCGTCGGCGATCACAAGGACCAACCGCCAGCGCTCGGTGACGATCGGCGCGAACCTCGCCGACGGCCGCAAGCTCGGGCCGTCGATCGAGGACGCCCGGCGCATCGCGGACGAGATCCTGCCCGAGGGCGTCGCACTGGGACTGTCCGGGCAGGCCCAGGCGATGCAGGAGGGCGCCGGGCAGCTCGCGCTCGCGCTCGGGCTCGGCATCCTCGTGATCTACATGGTGCTGGCCGCGCAGTTCGAGAGCCTCGTGCACCCGCTGACGGTGATGCTGGCACTGCCGCTCGCGATGGTGGGCGCAATCCTGGGCCTGCTCGTCACCGGCCACACGCTGAATCTCTTCAGCATGATCGGGATCCTGCTCCTCTTCGGGCTCGTGACGAAGAACTCGATCCTGCTCGTCGACTATGCGAACCAGCTACGGCGCGAGGGCATGGACAAGCTCACGGCGATGCGCACCGCCGCACCGGTGCGGCTGCGCCCGGTGCTGATGACGGCCATCTCGATGATCTTCGGAGTGCTGCCCGCGGCGATCGGCATCGGCCCCGGCTCCGAGACGCGCGCCCCCATGGCGGTCGCGAGCGCCGCCGGCATGTTCTCGTCGATGCTGCTGACGCTGCTCGTGGTACCGGTCTTCTACCTGCTCTTCGACGACGCCGCGGACACGATCAAGCGCGCGGTGAGCCGGATCGGCTCGCAAGCTCGCGAAGCGAGCGCGCAGCGAGGCGAAGCCGAGCGAAGCCCATGA
- a CDS encoding efflux RND transporter periplasmic adaptor subunit, with product MSFHRARIGLAASLAIAVASGCGGESATAPVSAPPVMASPVEAFRIEDRIEATGQLLAQSEAAVAAQVGGQVTRIVRDEGHEVAEGELVIEIDPERRQLEADSARAMLAQADAQAAEAARELGRMEKLHAEGVAADAKLDQVRTALHAARASRESLAAQLGMAERSVRDSSVTAPFAGLVARRWVSEGEFVAPGQKLFDLVALDPIEVEFHLAERDSSRVAEGAPVAVRVAPFPDEVFDAQVTVVSPTIDPTTRTLRVKAVLANPDGRLRPGLFARADLGIAVREGVPMIPEEAVLQRADGAVAFRLVGGGRVERRRLELGVIRDGRVEVRSGLAAGDRVIVRGQSELVDGAAVSERDTAGQPVADATLPAGQRDVAQPVIR from the coding sequence ATGAGCTTCCACCGCGCGCGGATCGGACTCGCCGCGTCGCTCGCGATCGCGGTCGCGTCGGGCTGTGGCGGGGAGTCGGCCACCGCGCCGGTCTCGGCCCCGCCCGTGATGGCGAGCCCGGTCGAGGCGTTCCGGATCGAAGACCGCATCGAGGCCACCGGTCAGCTGCTGGCGCAATCGGAGGCAGCCGTAGCCGCGCAGGTGGGCGGGCAGGTGACGCGCATCGTGCGCGACGAGGGCCACGAGGTCGCCGAGGGCGAGCTCGTGATCGAGATCGACCCCGAGCGCCGCCAGCTCGAGGCGGACAGCGCGCGCGCGATGCTGGCGCAGGCCGACGCGCAGGCCGCCGAAGCGGCACGCGAGCTCGGGCGCATGGAGAAGCTCCACGCCGAGGGCGTCGCGGCCGACGCCAAGCTCGATCAGGTGCGCACGGCGCTGCACGCGGCGCGTGCGAGCCGCGAGTCGCTGGCCGCGCAGCTCGGGATGGCCGAGCGCTCGGTGCGCGACTCGAGCGTGACCGCGCCCTTCGCCGGGCTCGTCGCGCGCCGCTGGGTGAGCGAGGGCGAGTTCGTCGCGCCCGGGCAGAAGCTCTTCGACCTCGTGGCCCTCGATCCGATCGAGGTCGAGTTCCACCTGGCCGAGCGCGACTCGAGCCGCGTCGCCGAGGGCGCGCCGGTGGCCGTGCGCGTGGCGCCGTTTCCGGACGAGGTCTTCGACGCGCAGGTGACCGTGGTCTCCCCCACCATCGACCCGACGACCCGCACGCTGCGCGTCAAGGCCGTGCTCGCGAATCCCGACGGCCGCCTGCGCCCGGGCCTGTTTGCGCGCGCCGACCTCGGCATCGCGGTGCGCGAAGGCGTGCCGATGATCCCGGAGGAGGCCGTGCTCCAGCGCGCGGACGGTGCGGTGGCCTTCCGTCTCGTGGGCGGAGGCCGCGTCGAGCGGCGCCGGCTCGAGCTCGGCGTGATCCGCGACGGCCGCGTCGAGGTGCGCAGCGGGCTCGCGGCCGGCGATCGCGTGATCGTGCGCGGGCAATCCGAGCTGGTGGACGGCGCCGCGGTGTCGGAGCGCGACACGGCCGGCCAGCCCGTCGCGGACGCGACCCTCCCGGCCGGGCAGCGCGACGTGGCGCAGCCCGTGATCCGCTGA
- a CDS encoding TetR/AcrR family transcriptional regulator: MRSLQPAERRRLQNRAEARRAILDATEALLVEGGLQAFSMRRLAERCGYTAPTIYHYFGDKQTLIDELVEERCRVLLRGLERVALGADPIGNVRTMCLAFVRFGRRYPTFYRLLSMPLEEERPPPPSAEAARGLLQGPLEKLGAEGRVPAGVEAAGQAIWAYLHGHILLRAARPDYAWEPGVLETGLDALLRGLIQPGRDGAAAPDGEESPA; encoded by the coding sequence ATGCGATCCCTCCAGCCCGCGGAGCGGCGGCGGCTCCAGAACCGCGCCGAGGCGCGTCGCGCGATCCTGGACGCGACCGAGGCGCTGCTCGTGGAGGGAGGCCTCCAGGCCTTCTCGATGCGCCGGCTGGCGGAGCGCTGCGGCTACACCGCGCCGACCATCTACCACTACTTCGGCGACAAGCAGACCCTGATCGACGAGCTCGTCGAGGAGCGCTGCCGGGTCCTGCTGCGCGGGCTCGAGCGGGTGGCACTCGGCGCGGACCCGATCGGGAACGTCCGCACGATGTGCCTCGCCTTCGTCCGCTTCGGGCGGCGCTACCCCACCTTCTACCGCCTGCTCTCGATGCCGCTCGAAGAGGAGCGCCCGCCGCCGCCGTCGGCCGAGGCGGCGCGCGGCCTCCTGCAGGGTCCGCTCGAGAAGCTCGGCGCCGAGGGGCGCGTGCCGGCCGGGGTCGAGGCCGCCGGCCAGGCGATCTGGGCCTATCTGCACGGGCACATCCTGCTGCGTGCGGCGCGGCCCGACTACGCCTGGGAGCCGGGCGTCCTCGAGACCGGCCTCGACGCGCTGCTGCGCGGCCTGATCCAACCGGGGCGCGACGGCGCCGCCGCACCCGACGGAGAGGAGTCGCCCGCATGA
- a CDS encoding ferritin-like domain-containing protein produces MKFETIDTAVQALWRFDYDSNIKQLRDLYEVAKKEQWNAALDVPWDIKTDPATVGDMSAPNAEPYDFVKALPKDKQIEFAKRRSAHLLSNFLHGEQGAMMICGQLVEVVPDMDAKLYASTQVIDEARHVEVFYRYIQRLDRTYPIMTGLKNLLNAVLQADMWQMKCVGMQVIAESIAMGSFKIMRGITHDEVFKKILELTSQDEARHVSYGLIYMKDAIPKMSEPDRDRLEDFAFAAMTMLATTPQMEGDKRVDPFEQIYAELGIDPARANSEIISRMADPEYVKTQPNPFREYAYPQLERLGLITDRTRSKYREVGLAE; encoded by the coding sequence ATGAAGTTCGAAACGATCGACACGGCGGTCCAGGCGCTCTGGCGCTTCGACTACGACTCGAACATCAAGCAGCTCCGCGACCTCTACGAGGTGGCGAAGAAGGAGCAGTGGAACGCGGCGCTCGACGTCCCCTGGGACATCAAGACCGACCCGGCCACCGTCGGCGACATGAGCGCGCCCAACGCCGAGCCCTACGACTTCGTGAAGGCGCTGCCCAAGGACAAGCAGATCGAGTTCGCCAAGCGGCGTTCCGCCCACCTGCTCTCCAACTTCCTGCACGGCGAGCAGGGCGCGATGATGATCTGCGGGCAGCTCGTCGAGGTGGTGCCCGACATGGACGCCAAGCTCTACGCCTCGACGCAGGTGATCGACGAGGCGCGCCACGTCGAGGTCTTCTATCGCTACATCCAGCGCCTCGACCGCACCTACCCGATCATGACGGGGCTCAAGAACCTGCTCAACGCGGTGCTGCAGGCCGACATGTGGCAGATGAAGTGCGTGGGGATGCAGGTGATCGCGGAGAGCATCGCGATGGGCTCGTTCAAGATCATGCGCGGCATCACCCACGACGAGGTCTTCAAGAAGATCCTGGAGCTCACCTCCCAGGACGAGGCGCGCCACGTGTCCTACGGCCTCATCTACATGAAGGACGCGATCCCGAAGATGAGCGAGCCCGACCGCGATCGCCTCGAGGACTTCGCCTTCGCGGCGATGACGATGCTCGCGACGACGCCCCAGATGGAGGGCGACAAGCGGGTCGATCCCTTCGAGCAGATCTACGCCGAGCTCGGCATCGACCCGGCACGGGCGAACTCCGAGATCATCTCGCGGATGGCGGATCCGGAGTACGTGAAGACCCAGCCGAACCCCTTCCGGGAGTACGCCTATCCGCAGCTCGAGCGGCTCGGCCTGATCACGGACCGCACGCGTTCCAAGTACCGTGAGGTGGGCCTCGCGGAGTGA
- a CDS encoding ferredoxin, with the protein MPREYEVIEDDCIGCRLCVERAPENLEIPEGASVARVFHQPANAEEEEAVREAAEYCPMGALHKNKEVGDAPSLGSHDRSAFAPAGDSMPADSTLTELEN; encoded by the coding sequence ATGCCGCGCGAATACGAGGTCATCGAAGACGATTGCATCGGCTGCCGGCTCTGCGTCGAGCGCGCGCCGGAGAACCTCGAGATCCCGGAGGGTGCGAGCGTCGCGCGCGTCTTCCACCAGCCCGCGAACGCGGAGGAGGAGGAAGCCGTTCGCGAGGCTGCCGAGTACTGCCCGATGGGCGCGCTCCACAAGAACAAGGAGGTCGGTGACGCCCCGTCCCTGGGGAGCCACGACCGATCGGCCTTCGCTCCGGCTGGAGATTCCATGCCGGCCGATTCCACGCTGACGGAACTGGAGAACTGA
- a CDS encoding TetR/AcrR family transcriptional regulator, whose translation MGQDAKVARVKADPTTKPAMPSRLAKRKLERRLRIYDAAVDLFRSQGFERTTVSQIAEAADVVPATFFNHFPSKNAVLGQMAGEVVGVIELLLKSQLVTEESTRDRLIGFTKVAAEQIAETRGLARDVLLELMRTESELGKQPPYLGRIHEPFAAMLREGQERGDVRADQDPAFLAEMVVGILNAAITNWLANADYPIEQRLRQAAQFAWEAIRSQ comes from the coding sequence ATGGGTCAGGATGCTAAGGTTGCCCGCGTGAAGGCGGATCCCACCACGAAGCCTGCGATGCCGAGCCGGCTCGCGAAGCGCAAGCTCGAACGGCGCCTGCGCATCTACGACGCCGCCGTCGACCTCTTCCGCAGCCAGGGCTTCGAGCGCACGACCGTGAGCCAGATCGCCGAGGCGGCCGACGTCGTGCCCGCCACCTTCTTCAACCACTTCCCGAGCAAGAACGCGGTGCTCGGGCAGATGGCCGGCGAGGTCGTCGGCGTCATCGAGCTGCTCCTGAAGAGCCAGCTCGTGACGGAGGAGTCGACCCGGGACCGCCTCATCGGCTTCACCAAGGTGGCCGCCGAACAGATCGCCGAGACCCGCGGCCTCGCCCGCGACGTGCTGCTCGAGCTGATGCGCACCGAGTCGGAGCTGGGCAAGCAGCCCCCCTACCTCGGACGCATCCACGAGCCCTTTGCCGCGATGTTGCGCGAGGGTCAGGAGCGCGGCGACGTGCGCGCCGACCAGGATCCCGCGTTCCTCGCGGAGATGGTGGTCGGCATCCTGAACGCGGCGATCACCAACTGGCTCGCGAACGCCGACTATCCGATCGAGCAGAGGCTGCGACAGGCCGCCCAGTTCGCCTGGGAGGCGATCCGAAGCCAGTAG
- a CDS encoding FAD-dependent oxidoreductase: protein MVAGSEAGTGAWDHAVDVVVVGSGAGALTTAIAAHDAGASVLVLEKCDRYGGSSAMSGGSLWIPNNHLMTEAGVNDTPEDALLYLQRATAGTSSEERLRTYVDTAPRMLQWMVERTRLALLPLPTYADYYPGLPGARPGARSVEVDYFDGRLLGDELRRLREPSVQTLIFGRVAMTARDARTMLVRSRGWVRLLVRLMLGYALDVTGRLQSKRDRNLTMGNALVGMLRLSMLDRGIPLWLESPTRRLIVEGGRVVGVEAERAGRRMRIRAQRGVVLATGGFEGSQALRERWLPQPTRAEWSAAHKGNTGDAIAMATEVGAGLDLMDAAWWGPTTLVPGEEHARMLVIEKGLPGSILVDKGGERFVNEAAPYVDVVDAMYKRNAPATPCVPAYLVFDAAYRRRYPFGPILQSTQQPDWVLPRRLTDGYLRKADTLAGLAAALGIDPAGLEATVRRVGEFARSGQDLDFHRGENIFDRYYGDLKVKPNACLAPLETPPFYGIEAFPGELGTKGGLRTDARARVLNEAGEPIPGLWATGNCTASVMGRTYPGAGSTLGPAMTFGWIAAHDASREPAA, encoded by the coding sequence ATGGTGGCAGGGAGCGAGGCGGGGACCGGGGCCTGGGATCACGCGGTGGACGTGGTCGTCGTCGGCTCGGGCGCCGGCGCACTCACCACCGCGATCGCCGCCCACGACGCCGGCGCGAGCGTCCTCGTCCTCGAGAAGTGCGACCGCTACGGAGGCTCCTCCGCGATGTCGGGGGGGAGCCTGTGGATCCCGAACAACCATCTGATGACCGAGGCCGGTGTCAACGACACGCCCGAGGACGCGCTGCTCTACCTGCAGCGTGCCACTGCCGGCACGAGCTCCGAGGAGCGGCTGCGCACCTACGTCGACACCGCTCCGCGGATGCTCCAGTGGATGGTCGAGCGCACGCGTCTCGCGCTGCTGCCGCTGCCGACCTACGCGGACTACTACCCCGGCCTGCCGGGCGCGCGGCCCGGTGCGCGTTCGGTCGAGGTCGACTACTTCGACGGGCGGCTGCTCGGCGACGAGCTGCGAAGGCTGCGCGAGCCGAGCGTGCAGACGCTGATCTTCGGCCGGGTGGCAATGACCGCTCGCGACGCCCGCACGATGCTGGTCCGCTCGCGTGGCTGGGTGCGGCTCCTGGTCCGCCTGATGCTGGGCTATGCGCTCGACGTGACCGGACGCCTGCAGTCGAAGCGTGACCGCAACCTCACCATGGGCAACGCGCTCGTCGGCATGCTGCGCCTCTCGATGCTCGACCGGGGCATTCCCCTCTGGCTCGAGAGCCCGACCCGCCGCCTGATCGTCGAGGGCGGTCGCGTGGTGGGCGTCGAGGCGGAGCGCGCGGGGCGCCGGATGCGCATCCGGGCGCAGCGCGGCGTGGTCCTCGCCACCGGTGGCTTCGAAGGCAGCCAGGCCCTGCGCGAGCGCTGGCTGCCGCAGCCGACGCGCGCCGAGTGGTCGGCCGCCCACAAGGGGAACACGGGCGACGCGATCGCGATGGCGACCGAGGTGGGCGCCGGCCTCGACCTGATGGACGCGGCATGGTGGGGCCCGACCACGCTCGTCCCGGGCGAAGAGCACGCCCGGATGCTCGTGATCGAGAAGGGCCTGCCCGGCAGCATCCTCGTCGACAAGGGCGGCGAGCGCTTCGTGAACGAGGCCGCTCCCTACGTCGACGTCGTGGACGCGATGTACAAGCGCAATGCCCCCGCGACCCCGTGCGTGCCCGCGTACCTGGTGTTCGACGCGGCCTACCGGCGCCGCTATCCCTTCGGCCCGATCCTGCAGTCGACGCAGCAGCCGGACTGGGTGCTCCCGCGCCGGCTCACCGACGGCTACCTGCGCAAGGCCGACACCCTGGCGGGCCTCGCCGCCGCGCTCGGCATCGACCCGGCCGGGCTCGAAGCCACGGTGCGGCGCGTGGGTGAGTTCGCGCGGAGCGGCCAGGATCTCGACTTCCACCGCGGCGAGAACATCTTCGACCGCTACTACGGCGACCTCAAGGTCAAGCCCAACGCGTGTCTGGCGCCGCTCGAGACGCCACCCTTCTACGGCATCGAGGCCTTCCCCGGCGAGCTCGGCACCAAGGGCGGCCTGCGGACCGACGCCCGCGCGCGGGTGCTGAACGAGGCGGGTGAGCCGATCCCCGGCCTGTGGGCGACCGGGAACTGCACGGCGTCGGTGATGGGGCGCACCTATCCCGGAGCCGGCTCGACGCTGGGCCCGGCGATGACCTTCGGCTGGATCGCAGCGCACGATGCGAGCCGGGAGCCCGCGGCCTGA